From the bacterium genome, one window contains:
- a CDS encoding ImmA/IrrE family metallo-endopeptidase: MREVDYARSLFRYIDMKSPPVNIERLLELLNVKLMYEDFEQLNGIALKSPKLKLIVVNKNLPETRMRFTIAHELGHIIMPHRKKYYLCVPGKNRLMERAANKFAAEILMPQPMVKYLWNKFKHNPEHRIEAMAHALKVSKAALFPRLRELGFIYK, translated from the coding sequence ATGCGTGAGGTCGACTACGCCCGAAGCCTTTTCAGATACATCGACATGAAAAGCCCACCCGTTAACATCGAGAGGCTTCTCGAACTGCTCAATGTGAAGCTTATGTACGAGGATTTCGAACAGCTTAACGGAATCGCGCTTAAATCCCCAAAATTAAAGCTTATCGTGGTAAACAAAAACCTTCCCGAAACCCGAATGCGTTTCACTATAGCGCATGAACTGGGACACATCATAATGCCCCATCGGAAAAAATATTATCTCTGCGTTCCGGGTAAAAACAGACTCATGGAGCGTGCTGCGAATAAGTTCGCCGCCGAAATATTGATGCCACAGCCTATGGTAAAGTACCTGTGGAACAAATTTAAACATAACCCTGAGCACAGGATAGAAGCTATGGCTCACGCACTTAAAGTTTCCAAAGCGGCGCTTTTCCCAAGGTTGAGGGAATTAGGATTCATTTATAAATGA
- a CDS encoding DUF502 domain-containing protein: protein MEVKAHTIHKSKKEGGKFWGTLKKYFFTGLVAVAPIVITIIVLWWLFTRLDSILGRFFYLVLGIKIPGLGILAMFVLMVLIGWFTRRYIGRTLLKLMDQIFARIPVARTIYSTVKQLGEFVQQKRQFVFNSAVLLEYPRKGIWTIGFLSSSEPVVMDRKELYPVFVPTTPNPTSGFLIYLPRKEFKVLDISVVDAMKIVVSAGMLTRAAQERELPSEGGDDTAD from the coding sequence ATGGAAGTTAAAGCACATACGATACACAAATCAAAAAAAGAGGGTGGCAAGTTTTGGGGAACTCTCAAGAAATACTTCTTTACGGGACTTGTAGCTGTTGCCCCGATCGTGATAACCATAATAGTTCTCTGGTGGCTTTTCACGCGGCTCGATAGCATTCTCGGACGATTTTTCTACTTGGTTCTGGGGATAAAAATTCCCGGACTTGGCATTCTCGCTATGTTCGTATTGATGGTCCTTATAGGATGGTTCACCAGGCGTTATATTGGCAGGACTCTCCTTAAACTCATGGACCAGATCTTCGCCCGAATTCCCGTAGCAAGGACAATTTATTCCACCGTAAAGCAACTTGGTGAGTTCGTCCAGCAGAAAAGACAATTCGTATTCAATTCTGCTGTCCTGCTCGAATACCCCCGTAAAGGCATATGGACTATAGGGTTTCTATCCTCGAGCGAACCGGTCGTGATGGATAGGAAAGAACTATATCCTGTGTTCGTCCCGACAACCCCCAATCCTACCTCAGGCTTTTTGATTTATCTGCCAAGAAAGGAGTTCAAGGTGCTTGACATAAGCGTCGTCGATGCCATGAAAATAGTAGTTTCAGCAGGGATGTTGACTAGGGCAGCTCAAGAGAGGGAGCTTCCGTCAGAGGGTGGCGATGACACCGCGGATTGA
- the dnaB gene encoding replicative DNA helicase, with translation MAGQDVSLPHSLEAERAVLGSMILYPQNAEIGVERLREDMFYSTAHATIFRRIADLIVNGREVDLLTVTEALKNHGELEKVGGSEYLLQLVDSVIAPVHFLEHVRIVEDTAALRKVIELSNDVIQDALSNPGDVRAFIDHVEANFFQLAQYRIKSDFTHIRAIVSKVHEDIVSWHKEKKLKESISTGYKKLDELLAGFHPSDYIVVAGRTGAGKTAFALSITRRIAVLPEPSERRPVAIFSLEMDKEQLAKRLIAAEAKVDAHKMRRGILSKGEINKIALAVKKLSDAPIYVDDSPAISLLDLRSKARRLARQVNLGLIIVDYLQLMTPIGRADTRQEEVASISRGLKALAKELNVPIMALAQLSRRAEESPGARPKLSHLRESGAIEQDADVVLLIYRPEIHGIETINVYGRQMDSHGIANIIVAKQRNGPTGDVFFAFHREFVSFEPLEIPREEEVPSNPFVDYPGIDDEFGGV, from the coding sequence ATGGCTGGTCAAGATGTTAGTTTACCGCACTCGCTTGAGGCTGAGCGGGCTGTTCTTGGGTCAATGATATTGTACCCTCAAAACGCAGAAATAGGGGTCGAAAGGCTAAGAGAGGATATGTTTTACTCCACAGCTCATGCCACCATTTTCCGCCGGATTGCTGATCTCATCGTAAATGGTCGCGAAGTGGACCTTCTCACAGTTACCGAAGCCCTGAAAAATCATGGCGAACTCGAAAAAGTCGGCGGCAGCGAATACTTGTTGCAGCTTGTTGATTCAGTCATAGCTCCAGTACATTTCCTTGAGCATGTGAGAATAGTCGAGGATACTGCAGCTCTCAGAAAAGTTATAGAACTATCAAACGATGTGATTCAGGATGCATTATCCAACCCCGGTGATGTGAGAGCATTCATTGATCATGTTGAGGCTAACTTTTTCCAGCTCGCCCAATACAGGATAAAAAGCGACTTCACCCACATACGGGCGATAGTATCCAAGGTTCACGAGGACATCGTTAGCTGGCACAAAGAAAAAAAGCTAAAGGAAAGCATTTCAACGGGCTACAAGAAACTTGACGAGCTTCTCGCAGGATTTCACCCCTCGGACTACATTGTAGTAGCGGGTCGGACAGGGGCGGGCAAAACGGCGTTCGCGCTTTCCATAACTCGAAGAATAGCTGTTCTCCCTGAACCCAGCGAAAGACGACCTGTAGCAATATTCAGCCTTGAAATGGATAAAGAGCAGCTCGCAAAAAGGCTTATAGCCGCTGAGGCTAAAGTGGACGCACACAAAATGCGGCGGGGAATACTTTCCAAAGGCGAGATAAACAAAATAGCGCTCGCAGTTAAGAAACTTTCTGATGCTCCCATATATGTCGACGATTCCCCAGCTATATCGCTTCTCGACCTCCGCTCCAAGGCAAGAAGACTCGCAAGACAGGTTAATCTTGGGCTAATAATAGTCGATTATCTTCAGCTAATGACACCCATAGGACGAGCCGATACCCGTCAGGAGGAGGTAGCGTCCATCTCAAGAGGACTGAAAGCGCTGGCGAAAGAGCTTAATGTCCCTATAATGGCGCTGGCACAGCTCTCACGACGAGCTGAGGAGTCCCCGGGGGCGAGACCAAAACTATCACACCTAAGAGAATCAGGAGCTATAGAGCAGGATGCGGATGTGGTGCTTCTTATCTATCGACCCGAAATCCACGGCATAGAGACCATTAATGTTTACGGACGGCAAATGGACAGCCACGGAATAGCGAACATAATAGTGGCAAAACAGCGCAACGGCCCCACAGGCGATGTCTTCTTCGCTTTCCACAGAGAGTTCGTTTCCTTTGAACCGCTTGAGATTCCTCGTGAGGAAGAAGTGCCTTCCAACCCATTCGTCGATTACCCCGGTATTGATGATGAATTCGGCGGTGTATGA
- a CDS encoding isoprenyl transferase, whose amino-acid sequence MKNETSEINRDELKEKLLSEVKSLPQERVPIHVAIIMDGNGRWAKRRNLPRTEGHRAGIAAVKRIVRFAPQTGVRVLSLFTFSTENWRRPRDEVKTLMNLLRDTTLRELNELIKNRVRLVVSGRFDELPWEQRAVLSRAMKLTKNGDLLTLNLALNYGGRAEIIDATRSIARMVKNGELEPEDIDERIFAKNLYTAELPDPDLLIRTSGELRISNFMLWQTAYTELYFTEVLWPDFDEVEFCRAILDYSRRERRFGKVSEQL is encoded by the coding sequence ATGAAAAACGAGACATCAGAAATAAACAGGGACGAGCTAAAGGAGAAGTTGCTTTCCGAGGTTAAATCGTTACCGCAGGAGCGTGTTCCGATCCATGTTGCCATAATAATGGACGGCAACGGACGCTGGGCTAAGAGGCGGAATCTTCCTCGCACTGAGGGGCACCGTGCAGGGATAGCAGCCGTGAAAAGAATAGTCCGATTCGCACCGCAGACGGGCGTCAGAGTGCTTTCGCTTTTCACATTCTCGACGGAGAACTGGCGAAGACCCCGCGATGAAGTAAAAACGCTCATGAACCTGCTCCGCGACACCACCTTGAGAGAGCTTAACGAACTTATAAAAAACAGAGTCAGGCTCGTTGTTTCAGGCAGGTTCGACGAACTACCGTGGGAGCAAAGGGCAGTTCTATCCCGAGCGATGAAACTGACGAAAAATGGCGACCTTCTTACGCTTAATCTGGCGCTCAACTACGGCGGTCGAGCTGAAATAATAGACGCAACGAGGTCAATAGCAAGAATGGTTAAAAACGGTGAGTTGGAGCCGGAAGATATTGATGAGCGGATTTTCGCAAAAAATCTTTACACGGCTGAGCTTCCCGACCCAGACCTTCTTATCCGCACGAGCGGTGAGCTGAGAATTTCAAACTTTATGCTTTGGCAAACGGCTTACACTGAGCTTTACTTCACCGAGGTTCTCTGGCCCGATTTCGATGAAGTTGAGTTTTGCCGCGCCATTCTTGATTATTCCCGTCGCGAAAGACGGTTCGGAAAAGTTAGCGAGCAGCTATGA
- a CDS encoding diguanylate cyclase — protein MEKILNALPCGVMVIDEKGNVTFVNKLAEVLSNLEPDEETETYIYDGRHYRLIEKPFNGGKLVVYLDVTDEMRVREFMIIDPETGVFNAKFLAQEIENQMDRVHATGSQMALVLIDVDPGENGPSMREIAETLKKSVKSYDIVSRCDRADFAVIMFAIDPNKIDKQAGEKLLKALKEIGVAKASIGITLSGKATSATIMMRQAQRALYVVNMRGGNDYSIY, from the coding sequence ATGGAGAAGATTCTTAACGCTTTGCCTTGCGGCGTTATGGTTATAGACGAAAAAGGCAATGTGACATTTGTCAACAAGCTTGCGGAAGTTCTTTCCAACCTTGAGCCTGACGAAGAAACGGAAACATACATATATGATGGCAGGCACTACAGGCTTATCGAAAAACCCTTCAACGGTGGTAAGTTAGTCGTTTATCTTGATGTTACCGACGAGATGAGGGTGCGGGAATTCATGATAATAGACCCCGAGACCGGAGTTTTCAACGCAAAATTTCTTGCTCAGGAGATCGAGAACCAGATGGATAGGGTTCACGCAACGGGTTCGCAGATGGCATTGGTTTTAATCGATGTCGACCCCGGCGAAAATGGTCCATCAATGCGGGAGATAGCCGAGACACTCAAGAAAAGCGTGAAAAGCTACGATATAGTCAGCCGTTGCGACCGTGCCGATTTTGCGGTAATAATGTTCGCTATTGACCCAAACAAAATTGACAAGCAAGCCGGCGAAAAGCTACTAAAAGCCCTCAAGGAAATAGGAGTCGCGAAAGCCAGCATAGGTATAACCCTTTCCGGCAAAGCCACATCGGCGACGATAATGATGAGGCAGGCGCAAAGAGCACTTTATGTGGTAAACATGCGCGGCGGAAACGACTATTCTATTTACTGA
- the speE gene encoding polyamine aminopropyltransferase — MDEKFADPFGMKQIQAKPDVWAAEMQTADLKLSFRIKEVLHYAESKYQKILVVDTFQYGRMLLLDNTVMMTERDEFFYHEYLTHVPMCLHKRPQNVLVIGGGDGGIINQLIKYEETESITLVEIDEEVVKAAKMFFPEMSRAFENPRVKVIFEDGIKFIDGKKEVYDVIIIDSTDPLGPAEGLFTPEFYGNVRAALKEDGLLAVQAESPVLTPELVREILKNIAIPFGAENIWYYIGFMPTYPTGMWGFALASKGPRRPELMVDRAKKIAAKSKCYNANVHKAALSLPNFVLELLPEGAPQKMER; from the coding sequence ATGGACGAAAAGTTCGCCGACCCTTTCGGGATGAAGCAGATACAGGCAAAACCCGATGTTTGGGCGGCTGAAATGCAAACCGCTGACCTGAAGCTGTCGTTTCGCATTAAAGAGGTGCTGCACTATGCGGAGAGCAAATACCAGAAAATACTCGTGGTCGATACATTCCAGTATGGCAGAATGCTTCTTCTGGACAACACGGTGATGATGACTGAAAGGGACGAGTTCTTTTATCACGAATATTTAACGCATGTCCCTATGTGCCTTCATAAGCGACCGCAGAATGTTTTAGTTATCGGTGGCGGGGATGGCGGCATAATAAATCAACTGATAAAATACGAGGAAACGGAATCCATAACGCTTGTTGAAATCGACGAAGAAGTGGTTAAAGCGGCTAAGATGTTTTTCCCTGAAATGTCCCGCGCATTCGAGAACCCTCGCGTAAAAGTTATTTTTGAGGACGGCATTAAATTTATTGATGGGAAAAAGGAAGTTTACGATGTCATAATCATAGATTCCACTGACCCGCTTGGACCCGCCGAAGGGCTTTTCACGCCAGAGTTTTACGGAAATGTTCGCGCAGCCTTAAAAGAGGATGGGCTACTCGCAGTTCAGGCAGAATCACCGGTGCTAACACCTGAGCTCGTGCGCGAGATTCTCAAAAACATCGCTATACCCTTTGGCGCGGAAAACATCTGGTATTACATAGGTTTTATGCCCACTTATCCTACTGGCATGTGGGGTTTTGCACTCGCCAGTAAAGGTCCGAGAAGGCCCGAATTAATGGTGGACCGTGCGAAAAAAATCGCTGCTAAATCGAAGTGCTACAACGCTAATGTGCACAAAGCTGCTCTAAGCCTTCCGAATTTCGTTTTAGAACTTCTGCCCGAAGGCGCACCGCAGAAAATGGAGAGATAA
- a CDS encoding T9SS type A sorting domain-containing protein, with the protein MRIGGCFVVGLILLTSLFANADWYPVIDLHTTLSGGYDVAFKGHESLFITYVSHSGSCVTIGSLSRFGFSVDTTLFGDRPHIAVYRSAVRVLPTGRIWVFGIGDLQDFAAYSDGRGFINADVPAPLGFIVSKIYGHGNRIWQFLSGGFNTPVTIDTESVLAFAYFEDTGWVIDYIPTSTACFTTNTLAAKFFTDSVTVWFTCNEILDSVMSNTYHISTGTFSGESVRKYRIPPPSSLAWGLSAFDGRCIYMVAYDPQYILVYSTSSSTSYDIDTLDEFTPAPSLRMLAFIFADESLGIWAFWEHRHTASPSDSVWIYIARKTASGWDKVDSIKTLPSVYNLKPVFWGNSLVGLVWNVEGHGSYAAIKRGAGIVESEFKKVDNITVHPNPALNGDIIEISGLNMINAEPKISVTDICGRSVGFDIIGRSNREVFLKINSQRNGIYFININIGLKNIVKKVVFLSK; encoded by the coding sequence ATGAGAATTGGAGGATGTTTTGTTGTTGGTTTAATTCTTCTAACCTCCCTCTTTGCTAATGCGGATTGGTATCCTGTTATTGACCTTCACACGACCCTCAGTGGCGGTTATGATGTTGCGTTTAAGGGTCATGAATCTTTGTTTATCACCTATGTTTCTCACAGCGGGAGCTGCGTTACGATTGGTTCCTTAAGCAGATTTGGTTTTTCAGTCGATACGACCTTATTCGGTGATAGGCCACATATAGCTGTTTATAGGTCAGCGGTTCGAGTGTTACCTACGGGAAGAATATGGGTTTTTGGTATTGGTGATTTACAAGATTTTGCAGCCTACAGTGATGGTAGAGGCTTTATTAACGCTGATGTGCCTGCTCCGCTGGGTTTTATTGTTTCTAAGATTTATGGGCATGGTAATCGTATATGGCAATTCCTTAGCGGTGGATTTAATACTCCTGTTACTATTGATACTGAGTCGGTTCTCGCTTTTGCATATTTTGAGGATACCGGATGGGTTATTGATTACATTCCTACTTCAACTGCTTGTTTTACCACTAACACCCTTGCTGCTAAGTTTTTTACGGATTCGGTGACCGTATGGTTCACATGTAATGAGATACTTGATTCTGTGATGTCAAATACTTACCATATTTCCACAGGAACTTTTAGCGGTGAATCAGTAAGAAAATATCGTATACCACCACCATCGTCATTAGCTTGGGGATTATCGGCGTTCGATGGTAGATGTATTTACATGGTTGCCTACGACCCACAATACATATTGGTTTACTCTACATCTTCCTCAACGAGTTACGATATTGATACCCTTGATGAGTTTACACCCGCCCCGTCGTTGAGGATGCTAGCTTTCATTTTTGCTGATGAATCACTCGGAATCTGGGCATTCTGGGAACACCGCCATACTGCTTCACCAAGCGATAGCGTATGGATTTACATAGCCAGAAAAACTGCGTCCGGATGGGATAAGGTTGATTCCATAAAGACACTTCCATCTGTTTATAATCTTAAACCTGTCTTCTGGGGTAATAGTCTTGTTGGACTTGTTTGGAATGTTGAGGGGCATGGTAGTTACGCTGCTATAAAAAGAGGTGCGGGTATCGTTGAAAGTGAGTTTAAAAAAGTTGATAACATAACTGTTCATCCTAATCCTGCTTTAAACGGTGATATTATTGAGATTTCCGGGTTAAATATGATAAATGCTGAGCCAAAAATTTCCGTAACAGATATTTGCGGAAGGTCAGTAGGATTCGATATTATTGGTCGCTCGAATAGAGAGGTATTTCTTAAAATTAACTCTCAAAGAAATGGTATTTATTTCATAAATATCAATATCGGTTTGAAAAATATTGTAAAGAAAGTAGTTTTTCTGAGCAAATAA
- a CDS encoding N-acetylmuramoyl-L-alanine amidase, protein MLKKVTKFSLIFIIFSLSFGVVIVSDDDIVGSIVVKKISGWQYFATDQLARLAGGSRDFDPLAMKETISFLGAKITFSIENPFILIDGRAYNMGLPTRLEGEGLMIPLIGFFECFAMATSRQMTISSDTIRLKTLAKNVGDLRGLLAQRRAAAVTSVYKAQPIPEKLEKEEIRKPIKPGKSKVIVIDPGHGGKDPGAIGPSGVKEKDITLSIARRLKKILEKRGYTVILTRNGDVFVPLARRTEMANKAGASMFISIHCNASRKKDSHGVQVFYLSPARTDDARAAAALENKALLLEDNPVVKDLSELAYIMTDMVQSEYQRESSLLAYLLEQKLSRETGFEARGPEGAGFYVLYGAFMPAVLVETAFITNPNEEKKLKTNSYQEKIAKAIADGVEEFMKNIERTR, encoded by the coding sequence ATGTTAAAGAAAGTAACGAAATTTTCGTTGATTTTTATTATCTTTTCTCTCTCTTTTGGAGTTGTTATCGTTTCTGACGATGATATCGTTGGCAGTATTGTGGTTAAAAAAATATCTGGTTGGCAGTATTTCGCAACAGACCAGCTTGCAAGACTCGCCGGCGGAAGCCGAGATTTCGACCCGCTTGCCATGAAAGAGACCATAAGTTTTCTCGGTGCAAAGATAACATTCTCGATAGAGAACCCATTTATCCTTATTGACGGTCGCGCATACAACATGGGACTCCCCACGAGGCTCGAGGGTGAGGGGCTGATGATCCCGTTGATTGGTTTTTTCGAGTGCTTTGCCATGGCTACTTCCCGCCAGATGACGATATCGAGCGATACTATAAGGCTAAAAACGCTGGCTAAAAATGTTGGCGACTTAAGGGGACTTCTTGCGCAGAGAAGAGCTGCTGCGGTAACAAGCGTATACAAGGCGCAACCCATTCCAGAAAAACTTGAAAAAGAAGAGATAAGGAAACCCATAAAGCCAGGCAAGAGCAAGGTTATAGTAATAGACCCAGGGCACGGTGGGAAAGACCCGGGAGCAATAGGCCCATCGGGAGTAAAGGAGAAAGATATCACGCTTTCCATCGCACGAAGACTGAAAAAAATTCTTGAGAAACGCGGCTATACGGTTATACTGACCCGCAATGGTGATGTCTTCGTTCCCCTTGCCCGTAGGACCGAAATGGCGAACAAAGCAGGGGCGAGCATGTTTATATCGATACATTGCAATGCATCGCGAAAGAAGGACTCCCACGGTGTGCAGGTTTTTTATCTTTCTCCAGCGCGGACGGACGACGCAAGAGCAGCGGCTGCCCTTGAGAACAAAGCTTTGCTGCTCGAGGATAACCCCGTAGTAAAGGACCTTAGCGAGCTCGCGTATATTATGACCGACATGGTCCAAAGTGAGTATCAGCGTGAAAGCAGTCTTCTGGCATATCTTCTTGAGCAAAAGCTTTCGCGAGAGACAGGATTTGAGGCTCGCGGACCCGAGGGCGCAGGATTCTATGTGCTTTACGGAGCTTTTATGCCTGCTGTGCTCGTGGAAACGGCTTTCATAACCAACCCAAACGAGGAGAAAAAGCTTAAAACGAACTCATATCAGGAGAAAATAGCGAAAGCCATTGCTGATGGCGTTGAGGAGTTCATGAAAAACATAGAGAGAACACGATGA
- a CDS encoding DUF4249 family protein, with amino-acid sequence MRTSSKNGKSKSLLLIIFSVSLVLIFTFVACELPETQTHLDKPKPAVWAIFSPEKPICIMLSKLTSIDDTIQTSYIHGASLTLSWGESSIALIETTISFGTYPYIDTVNIYTAPDTAFRVSEGVHYRLYGHTVVGDFSDTFTVPTAPRIEFLSPDTAVFDNTRDWAFVVRIANANDDFEYRGYVGVISCTGYGLPDSLSERCPSLRWVASDASSGVAIPWCKFYCEGEHILIIKAIERHLVQFLDYYNMSDYSGMEPYLFNPPGNESYIGVIGAYAATSETVWVEFGSRAFFSTISVDTSMRYEYIGSEDFEAREK; translated from the coding sequence ATGAGGACCTCGTCAAAAAATGGCAAAAGTAAATCGTTATTGCTTATCATCTTTTCTGTGTCGCTGGTTTTGATTTTCACTTTCGTCGCCTGTGAACTGCCAGAAACACAGACACATCTCGACAAACCCAAACCCGCAGTATGGGCTATCTTTTCTCCAGAAAAACCCATTTGCATTATGCTTTCGAAGCTTACATCAATAGATGACACAATTCAAACGAGTTACATCCATGGCGCATCGTTAACACTTTCGTGGGGGGAAAGCTCCATAGCATTGATAGAAACTACCATCTCTTTTGGGACATATCCCTACATTGACACTGTAAACATTTACACTGCTCCCGACACTGCTTTCAGAGTTTCAGAAGGAGTTCATTACAGGCTTTACGGACACACCGTTGTAGGCGATTTCAGCGACACTTTCACGGTTCCCACAGCGCCAAGAATCGAGTTCTTAAGTCCAGATACTGCGGTATTCGATAACACAAGGGACTGGGCTTTTGTAGTCCGCATAGCAAATGCGAATGATGATTTTGAATATCGCGGTTATGTCGGCGTTATATCTTGCACAGGTTATGGTTTACCCGATTCTCTTTCGGAGCGTTGCCCCAGCCTTCGATGGGTCGCGTCAGATGCCTCATCTGGTGTTGCGATACCGTGGTGCAAATTCTACTGTGAAGGCGAACATATATTAATCATTAAGGCTATCGAACGCCATCTCGTCCAATTTCTCGATTATTATAACATGAGCGATTACTCAGGAATGGAACCATACCTTTTCAATCCGCCGGGCAACGAAAGCTACATAGGCGTGATAGGCGCATACGCCGCTACAAGTGAGACAGTATGGGTCGAATTCGGAAGCCGTGCATTTTTCTCAACTATCTCCGTTGACACTTCGATGCGTTACGAGTATATTGGCTCGGAAGACTTTGAAGCGAGGGAGAAATGA
- a CDS encoding thiazole biosynthesis protein has product MINDVKVARAIIESFTRKLLDHLEVDVAIAGAGPAGLMAAYELAGDGYKVAVFEKRIAIGGGMWAGGIMFNEIVVQSEARKILDELGVPYKQFDDYHFTADAVLTMVTIAEKAMNAGAKIFNGMAVEDLVWNGERVQGFVINWGTIEPLGLPVDPIAIYAKYCIDATGHNAEVTAKLAMKNKVKLNTPTGGMMGEQSMFALKGEMDVVENTKEVYPGLIVAGMASNAVFGGHRMGPIFGGMLLSGKRAAEIIKAKIEGSK; this is encoded by the coding sequence ATGATAAACGATGTCAAGGTAGCAAGAGCTATTATCGAGAGCTTCACAAGAAAGCTTCTCGACCACCTCGAGGTGGATGTGGCTATCGCGGGCGCAGGTCCGGCTGGACTTATGGCTGCGTATGAGCTCGCAGGTGACGGCTACAAAGTCGCTGTCTTCGAGAAAAGGATAGCTATAGGTGGCGGAATGTGGGCTGGTGGAATAATGTTCAACGAGATAGTAGTTCAAAGCGAAGCAAGAAAAATACTCGATGAGCTTGGAGTGCCGTACAAGCAGTTTGACGATTACCACTTCACCGCTGACGCAGTCCTTACCATGGTCACGATAGCGGAGAAAGCTATGAATGCTGGTGCAAAAATTTTCAATGGAATGGCAGTTGAGGACCTTGTATGGAACGGCGAGCGAGTTCAGGGATTCGTGATAAACTGGGGCACCATAGAACCATTAGGACTTCCCGTTGACCCGATAGCTATTTACGCCAAGTATTGTATTGATGCTACTGGTCACAATGCGGAGGTGACTGCCAAGCTGGCTATGAAAAACAAGGTAAAGCTCAACACGCCAACGGGTGGCATGATGGGTGAGCAGTCGATGTTCGCTTTAAAGGGAGAGATGGATGTGGTCGAAAATACAAAAGAGGTCTACCCCGGTCTTATAGTTGCTGGAATGGCGTCCAATGCGGTGTTCGGTGGACACAGGATGGGACCCATTTTCGGTGGAATGTTGCTTTCTGGCAAGCGCGCCGCGGAGATAATTAAAGCCAAGATTGAGGGTTCAAAATAA